One stretch of Chryseobacterium indologenes DNA includes these proteins:
- the secY gene encoding preprotein translocase subunit SecY, whose protein sequence is MKEFIQTLKNIWSLKELRDKILFTLGIILVYRFASYISLPAINLAEVGDLLEHYKNQGGNKQGAGLLGLLSSFTGGAFSHASVMALGIMPYISASIIVQLMGMAIPYLQKLQKDGESGRNTLNQITRWLTIGVCLVQAPSYLTSITQLFLPYAQFQSAYYVEPNSIMFWLPSIVILVAGSVFAMWLGEKITDKGIGNGISILIMVGILSRLPEAFVQEMAVQNGKGGMGSIMILIEVLFWMLVVLLAVILSVAVRKIPIQYVSRAQARGGVNRNLMQGARQWIPLKVNAAGVMPIIFAQALMFVPGLLTKFDESNTFLAGFKNVFSWQYNVLFALLIIIFSFFYTAITIPVNQMADDLKRNGGLVPKVRPGKETADYLDDILSKITLPGAIFLSIFAVLPAIVHGSFVQTDAFALFFGGTSLLIMVGVILDTVQQINTYLLNHHYDGLMQSKLSRTTGY, encoded by the coding sequence TTTATACAAACACTTAAAAATATTTGGAGTCTTAAAGAATTAAGAGATAAAATTCTCTTCACTTTAGGAATTATCCTTGTGTATAGATTCGCATCTTATATCTCACTTCCGGCAATTAACCTTGCAGAGGTGGGAGATCTCTTAGAGCATTATAAAAATCAAGGCGGTAACAAGCAAGGAGCAGGTCTCCTTGGCTTGCTTTCGTCGTTTACGGGGGGAGCTTTCAGCCACGCTTCCGTAATGGCGTTAGGAATCATGCCTTATATTTCTGCTTCTATTATTGTTCAGTTGATGGGGATGGCTATTCCTTATCTTCAGAAGCTTCAGAAAGATGGAGAGTCAGGTAGAAATACATTGAACCAAATTACAAGATGGTTAACGATCGGGGTTTGTCTGGTACAGGCTCCTTCTTACTTAACTTCTATTACTCAATTATTCTTACCGTATGCTCAGTTCCAATCTGCATACTATGTAGAGCCTAATTCAATTATGTTCTGGTTACCAAGTATTGTTATTTTGGTTGCCGGTTCTGTATTTGCAATGTGGCTTGGTGAAAAGATTACCGATAAGGGAATCGGAAATGGTATCTCTATCCTTATTATGGTGGGGATTCTTTCAAGATTACCTGAGGCATTCGTACAGGAGATGGCCGTGCAGAACGGAAAAGGAGGAATGGGATCAATCATGATCCTTATTGAAGTATTATTCTGGATGTTGGTAGTTCTTTTAGCAGTGATCTTATCAGTAGCTGTTAGAAAAATTCCAATTCAGTATGTAAGCAGAGCTCAAGCAAGAGGAGGTGTAAACAGAAATCTTATGCAGGGAGCAAGACAATGGATTCCATTGAAAGTAAATGCTGCTGGTGTAATGCCAATTATCTTTGCTCAGGCATTGATGTTCGTACCAGGATTATTAACAAAATTCGATGAGTCAAACACTTTTCTTGCAGGTTTCAAGAATGTTTTTAGCTGGCAGTACAACGTATTGTTTGCGCTATTAATTATTATCTTCTCATTTTTCTATACTGCGATTACTATTCCGGTAAACCAGATGGCTGATGATTTAAAGAGAAATGGAGGTTTAGTACCAAAAGTAAGACCCGGAAAAGAGACCGCTGATTATTTAGATGATATTTTATCAAAAATTACCTTGCCAGGTGCAATTTTTTTATCTATCTTTGCAGTCCTTCCAGCAATTGTGCATGGAAGCTTTGTTCAGACAGATGCGTTTGCCCTATTTTTCGGGGGAACGTCCCTATTAATTATGGTGGGTGTAATTTTAGATACAGTTCAACAGATTAATACTTATCTGCTGAACCATCATTATGATGGCTTAATGCAGTCTAAATTATCAAGAACGACTGGATATTAA